From a single Triplophysa rosa linkage group LG17, Trosa_1v2, whole genome shotgun sequence genomic region:
- the LOC130567939 gene encoding proline-rich transmembrane protein 1 encodes MDPATPPNIPEDPRTLHHGGSGSSGYSSGPGGSTVLPSAPAGDSVSILTTSPANDTDSIQTGHPVTDGDSIQTANAAYDTDSNQTTHLAYETDSNRTLNPAFDTDCALHPAFTLERMGGEGPSTSFPPNPSMDPPPYSPPDPKTAYLVYPTPLPHNPNQPVITCQPGANPSAFYQTPFPSPSTYPSYTIYMNGALPGEEQPSLPKDYLTESVLVTVFCCWMSGLIAVMYSHETRAALARGDVREAEKTSQKARTLVLFSLIFGIIVIVGWVVYVLVALLA; translated from the exons ATGGATCCAG CCACTCCTCCAAACATCCCTGAGGACCCAAGAACACTTCATCACGGGGGTTCAGGATCGTCTGGTTATTCGTCTGGGCCGGGAGGGAGCACAGTGCTGCCCAGCGCTCCTGCAGGTGACTCTGTAAGCATCCTGACCACCAGcccagccaatgacacagacagCATCCAGACCGGCCACCCGGTTACCGACGGCGACAGCATCCAGACAGCTAATGCCGCCTACGACACTGACAGCAATCAAACAACACATCTGGCCTATGAGACTGACAGCAACCGGACTCTCAACCCGGCATTTGACACAGACTGCGCCCTCCACCCTGCGTTCACTCTGGAGAGGATGGGAGGTGAAGGTCCGTCCACCAGTTTCCCACCGAATCCATCGATGGACCCGCCTCCATACAGCCCACCAGACCCTAAAACGGCTTACCTCGTGTACCCCACACCTCTGCCCCATAACCCCAACCAACCTGTCATCACCTGCCAGCCCGGAGCCAATCCATCGGCTTTCTACCAGACCCCCTTCCCCTCTCCATCCACCTACCCATCATACACCATA TACATGAATGGAGCGCTGCCGGGAGAAGAGCAGCCGTCTTTACCCAAAGATTACCTGACAGAGTCTGTGCTGGTCACCGTCTTCTGCTGCTGGATGAGCGGTCTCATAGCTGTCATGTACTCACACGAA ACCCGTGCGGCGCTGGCCAGAGGTGACGTCCGTGAAGCAGAGAAAACCTCACAGAAGGCTCGTACGCTGGTCTTGTTCAGTTTAATATTCGGCATCATCGTGATTGTGGGCTGGGTTGTTTATGTATTAGTAGCTCTCTTAGCATAG